The region CGGCGATTTTGTTTTTCGACATCACTATAGCATTAAATGCACTACTTATAAAAAAACCATCAAAATATTTAGGCACTTCATTAGCAATATAACattgtaaaatataaaagtttttatttaattagacGATTATTGCTTTCAGAAAAAGGCTGTTATTCGACTCTCGCTCGCGTCGTAATTTTGGCCAATTCTCGTTTACAACATTTTTACTGCATTAGTAATCGGTTCATTTCCTACATTTCTATTGGCCGCTGTTGAGAATTATGGAGTTTTAATTGGTGAGTTTGTACGATAATAGGAAACAAACTTCATTACTATAACGTTCCGATTTACGCAGGCTCGCGAATAACAGTAgatgataaaaaaatgtttgaggcAACGAGTAAAACGCTAAAAAGTATACAGACGTTAGCTGTCAAGATGTCACTGACCGGCTAGCTGTCACTCTCGCTGTCCTATTTGTTTGACGTTTCGGAAGAAGAGGCTGTGGCTGCTGCTGGCTGCTGTAATTGTTTTTCTGAAACGAATgaattatttacttttacttttgaGTACAAGTATAACACAGACGTTAACTGTATACATAAACCATGACGAAACTAAATAATCCAAATGCTGCACGAATCAATCCCTGCTTAAAAGTTTGTTTATATTCCTAAATTAGTGTTGAATTAGTACCTCAaaacgaaaataaaattatgtaatttaattttcaggAGCAAGAACAATCTTACGAGTGTCTGAATAAAAATGGCTATGACCATAAAAAGTGCGAAGCGTACTTTGATAACTACAATACTTGTAAAAAGTTCTGggtatgtttttaaaatttctGATTGCCAGGCTTTCACACTTCCCCAAAGCTTAGCAATTTTACCTAATCTGAACTGCGTTTAATCATCACAGTACTAGagtgtgtgcggaaagagaagagtcggggaatgtattgggccccatatagggttgccagatcgaaaggcgctattatcgggaaaaaatataaatttttcgggattttgggaaagaaattgtattaaaaacaacgatattttacattattggcactacgtcagctgctccctgcccaatctcgccatgccgcgctgacgggctcgacgcgggtcgctcgctcgctcgacgacagttaggaacttgaaattattattttataacatgaagctgtttttcgggacagttttcactttgtcgggaatcgggaacacatgctaaaaatcgggagaatcccgccaaatcccgaccatctggcaaccctagccccATACAGAACAGACTCTAAGCACTACAACATGTGTCATGTGTATCTTCCTTTCTGTATGTGACTTTTCTTTCAGTATTctgataaaaatatattccaTTTTTCAGGGAAAAGTTTACAGCGACAGGAAAGCAAGAGGCATTTATCCTTACCTGCCTGATGTTGAAGAGAGAGAGAAAATCAAGTCagattatataaaaaatgtgaagGACTCCTTGTGATTATATGGACTAAACTTTAAtgatttagatattttattgcCATAATTAAAGATACGCATGTAATACATttgagcagggatcggaactggtgttttgcaaaaacttcgaaataaccatatttttcgaattattttatactcaaaatgtaggactcagttgtgtgtttaggtaacgacttcgtattagtAGATtgaccaattagaaatgaagtaattagcaaagaacgaataaataccgtttccgttcccatacaaaaataccggtatccgatccctacATTTGAGGGCTGAAATCCAATATAAAATTATCAGCTAGAATATAGGTACACACAGACTCAGAAGTAAATGGCCACTTTTGAAGTGAATTCTATCCATGTGTTCATGCAATTTGGAGCTTACTGTACACAACTGTAGTATTTCAGTAAGTATTCTGCAGCTGCCATGTCACCAATGGATTTCAAGCTCCTAATCTGGAATTTCAAGAATATAATTTGATGATCATTATCTTACACCTTCTgatacatttgtttttttttttacatacttcTAGTCTAGACTTCACATTATCATCTAAACTGGCATTTATTTTACCATTAAACCTGTCTATAATGGGCTAACTGTTTAATAATGTACTATCAATTTATAGAGAATAGACGGAGTTTATcaatgtatataattttattgttgaagTACTCTAATGCACAAAGGCCTCTTTCTGTATAATACAAATAGTTATGTTGTTGAATTTAAGTGATcatatgtattagaacaaattaaattattttcagaaaatatttaatttgtttttatttcaagtatataaattataaactgatgttttttcttagtatatgacatttatttcagtttaagtGATCATGTTTATTTACGGAGTTGTAGCAGCTCTATTTTGATACTtaggatatattattattatgtgtgGTTAAAATTCTTAGTAAAGAAAACATATttgtttaattacttatttttttgaagcgctggtggcctagcggtaagagcgtgcgacttgcaatctgaaggtcgcgggttcgaaccccggctcgtaccaatgagttttcggaacttatgtacgaaatatcatttgatatttaccagtcacttttcggtgaaggaaaacatcgtgaggaaaccggacttcggtgaaggaaaacatcgtgaggaaaccggactaatcccaatacgcctagtttaccctctggaaggtcagatggtagtcgctttcgtaaaaattactgggattagttgccaagcggaccccaggctcccatgagccgtggcaaaatgccgggacaacgcgaggaagatgacttaTTTTTTGAAACCTACAAtaacaaaaatgaaatgaaatgtgctGCCGGCTTTTAAGATGGTGGAAGTACGCTCTTCTCTTGAAACAAAAAAGTGTAAAAGAggttatactaaaataaaacaagcatTGAGTTGACATGATTTATTGATGTGACATTACATCAACTGCTGTGGGTGAGTGTATTAAGCACTAGCCTACTCTATCACAACGACGAAGGCATACTGGGAAGAACCCGTTTCATACTCGACCGACTTTTACAACTTTCCGAATGGTGGCAAGTATCGGTCGCaatattttacagatggcgacAGCATAGGTTCTACCTGTCATTCTTACAAATAGGTACAAATTCTTGTTTTTCATTGTGATATTATGGCCTGCATgctttttaagccaaatctAGAACAAATCTGGAGACAGTTAAAACCTATGCTGACGCCATCGCTACTCCATTGGCTGCGTTTACAGTGGCGCCGCCTGGCGGCTACATTAGTTATTTGAGAGTTGGAAAATATTGTGGAGATcgattatttcaaataaatcggtCGAGCCAAGTACACAAACATTCTTTAGCTGTTAAGGTACAATTGTCaacttaataaacaataaacaataaacaattctttCAACAAATTCAAGGCGCGGTACAGATCTATATTAGGCCTCAATATCACCCGGAACAACATGGTCAGAGAAAGACGAATGTTAAGTTTATAACTCATTCCAACGTTGACTAGCATGTGAGCCCACTGGTTGTGCCTTTAGATAGTGCCGATCCCTGATTAAGATATTTCAATAGTTTATTTAGTTGACTGGATTGTGGTCTCTGACTTCTACTCTTATATTAGCTGAAATATTGAATTGGTCATAAATTTCATGTCTTCAATATTAGCTTTTTTACACTTTGAACTTTACTTTTGACCACAGAACATAGTGCTTTTGACTTTATTCAACcgagtttggcactgacataaacgctatcagACGTAACTTACCAAACGTAACTTTTACGTAAGTAAACTACGTCGACGTTAgcgtatgtcagttttgacactgtcagtgactcacggTACGGGTACTTGAAATAGTCCTAGTGGATGAATTCGTTTTATACTCAATAG is a window of Cydia amplana chromosome 21, ilCydAmpl1.1, whole genome shotgun sequence DNA encoding:
- the LOC134658001 gene encoding coiled-coil-helix-coiled-coil-helix domain-containing protein 7, coding for MTKLNNPNAARINPCLKEQEQSYECLNKNGYDHKKCEAYFDNYNTCKKFWGKVYSDRKARGIYPYLPDVEEREKIKSDYIKNVKDSL